In Dehalococcoidia bacterium, one DNA window encodes the following:
- the carA gene encoding glutamine-hydrolyzing carbamoyl-phosphate synthase small subunit, with amino-acid sequence MSEKAFLVLEDGTVYEGEPFGAPVAAHGEVVFDTSMAGYQEALTDPSFAGQILVMTYPLAGNYGINRFDVESKRIQVQGMVVREHCDIPSHWQSEMTLHEYLAQAGVPGLSGVDTRALTRKLRLSGVMMGIMSSEGAPEEALSRLRDLPTYGETDFVRRVSIDKPYQWHEQPDTAKHHIVVMDLGVKYNIMRLLARRGCRVTAVPCATTAEDVLALKPDGVVLSPGPGDPAHLDYVVRSVNGLLGKIPVFGICLGHQVLATAFGARNFKLKFGHRGANHPVRDLATGRVYITAQNHGYAVDPDTLCGGTEVSHININDDTVEGLRHREFPVVSVQYHSEASPGPLDNVYFFDRFLELVSQEKAR; translated from the coding sequence ATGTCTGAGAAGGCGTTCCTGGTGCTGGAGGACGGGACTGTATACGAGGGGGAGCCCTTCGGGGCGCCCGTCGCCGCCCACGGCGAGGTCGTCTTCGACACGTCGATGGCCGGCTACCAGGAGGCCCTCACCGACCCCTCGTTCGCCGGCCAGATACTCGTCATGACCTATCCCCTCGCCGGCAACTACGGCATCAACCGCTTCGACGTCGAATCTAAGCGAATACAGGTGCAGGGCATGGTGGTGCGCGAGCACTGCGACATCCCCAGCCACTGGCAGAGCGAGATGACCCTGCACGAGTACCTGGCGCAGGCCGGCGTCCCCGGCCTCAGCGGCGTCGATACCCGCGCCCTCACGCGAAAGCTGCGCCTCAGCGGCGTGATGATGGGCATTATGTCCAGCGAGGGCGCGCCGGAAGAGGCGCTGAGCCGCCTGCGCGACCTCCCGACCTACGGCGAGACCGACTTCGTGCGGCGCGTCTCCATCGACAAGCCGTACCAGTGGCACGAGCAGCCCGACACCGCGAAACATCACATCGTTGTGATGGACCTTGGGGTGAAGTACAACATCATGCGCCTGCTAGCCCGTCGCGGCTGTCGCGTCACCGCCGTGCCCTGCGCCACCACCGCCGAAGACGTGCTCGCGCTCAAGCCCGATGGTGTCGTTCTCTCGCCGGGCCCGGGCGACCCTGCGCACCTCGATTACGTCGTGCGCTCCGTCAACGGGTTGCTGGGCAAGATACCGGTCTTCGGCATCTGCCTCGGCCACCAGGTGCTGGCGACGGCGTTCGGCGCGCGCAACTTCAAGCTCAAGTTCGGGCACCGCGGCGCCAACCACCCAGTCCGTGACTTGGCGACGGGGCGCGTGTACATCACAGCTCAGAACCACGGCTACGCGGTCGACCCCGACACGCTTTGCGGTGGCACGGAAGTCAGCCATATCAACATCAACGACGACACGGTCGAGGGGCTGCGGCACCGCGAGTTTCCCGTGGTATCGGTACAGTACCATTCGGAGGCGTCGCCGGGGCCGCTGGACAACGTCTACTTCTTCGACCGCTTTCTCGAACTCGTCTCGCAGGAAAAGGCCCGATAG
- a CDS encoding dihydroorotase, whose translation MSDSKTSVLIRGGRVLDPARGVDMTGDVLLRDGRVAAVAPQIDEKAGSIIDAAGLVVCPGFVDIHCHLRHPGLEYKETIETGTLAAARGGFTTVCCMPNTEPPIDTRSTVEYVQRVAAATAAVRVLPIGCVSKGRRGEELAELGDLAAAGAVAFSDDGSPVSDAALMRKALEYCRALGLPISDHCEDTALSHDGVMHEGWVAARLGLRGQPAAAEESAVARDIALAELTGSRVHIAHVSTAGSVDLVRRAKVRGLPVTAEVTPHHLTLTHEIVMSSLSTAGLAYDTNAKVYPPLRSADDIAACVEGLRDGTIDAVATDHAPHAPVDKLCEFDDAPGGISGFETALALLLTLVHEGKLDLPTLIARMTAGPVAAFGLDRHAGLAGLGSLAPGAPGDVVVFDPNAEWTVEPERFASKGRNTPLAGRPLKGLVVKTVFGGRTAFARDEVLADV comes from the coding sequence ATGAGTGATAGCAAGACCAGCGTTTTGATTCGCGGCGGGCGCGTGCTCGACCCCGCGCGCGGCGTCGACATGACCGGCGACGTGCTGCTTCGCGACGGGCGCGTCGCCGCCGTCGCTCCGCAGATCGACGAGAAGGCGGGCAGCATAATCGACGCGGCGGGCCTTGTCGTCTGCCCCGGCTTCGTCGACATTCACTGTCACTTGCGCCACCCCGGCCTCGAATACAAGGAGACAATCGAGACGGGGACCCTGGCGGCGGCGCGCGGCGGCTTCACCACCGTTTGCTGCATGCCGAACACCGAGCCGCCCATCGATACGCGCTCCACCGTCGAGTACGTCCAGCGCGTGGCAGCAGCGACGGCAGCCGTGCGCGTGTTGCCCATCGGCTGCGTCAGCAAGGGACGCCGGGGCGAGGAGCTTGCCGAGCTCGGCGACCTCGCGGCCGCGGGGGCGGTCGCCTTCAGCGACGACGGGAGCCCCGTGTCGGACGCCGCCCTGATGCGCAAGGCGCTGGAGTACTGCCGCGCGCTCGGGCTGCCAATCTCCGACCACTGCGAGGACACTGCCCTCTCCCACGACGGCGTCATGCACGAGGGGTGGGTCGCCGCCCGGCTGGGACTTCGCGGCCAGCCCGCCGCCGCCGAGGAGTCGGCCGTCGCCCGCGACATCGCCCTCGCGGAACTGACGGGCTCGCGCGTGCACATCGCCCATGTCAGCACCGCCGGCAGCGTCGATCTCGTCCGGCGGGCCAAGGTGCGCGGCCTGCCCGTCACCGCGGAGGTGACTCCCCATCACCTCACGCTTACCCATGAAATCGTTATGTCTAGTCTTTCCACCGCCGGCCTCGCCTATGACACGAACGCGAAAGTCTATCCGCCCCTGCGCAGCGCCGACGACATCGCCGCCTGCGTCGAGGGGCTGCGCGACGGCACGATCGACGCCGTCGCCACCGACCACGCGCCGCACGCGCCCGTCGACAAGCTGTGCGAGTTCGACGACGCGCCGGGCGGCATCAGCGGCTTCGAGACGGCGCTGGCGCTGCTGCTGACGCTCGTACACGAAGGCAAGCTCGACCTGCCGACGCTCATCGCGAGGATGACGGCGGGGCCCGTGGCCGCCTTCGGCCTCGACCGGCACGCGGGGCTGGCGGGACTGGGCAGCCTAGCCCCCGGCGCCCCGGGTGACGTCGTGGTCTTCGACCCGAACGCGGAGTGGACGGTGGAGCCGGAGCGGTTCGCCAGCAAGGGGCGCAACACGCCGCTCGCCGGCCGCCCGCTGAAGGGTCTGGTCGTCAAGACGGTGTTCGGCGGCAGGACTGCATTTGCGCGCGACGAGGTGCTGGCTGATGTCTGA
- the pyrR gene encoding bifunctional pyr operon transcriptional regulator/uracil phosphoribosyltransferase PyrR, with protein sequence MPEKLIMSPEDVRRAIVRIGHEIVENNRGCKDLVFMGIETRGVPLAKRIAASIADFEGEEIPLGTLDIGLYRDDLDDMGLVQIKPSDIPTNIAGKRVVLVDDVLYTGRSIRAALDALISYGRPGRIQLAVLVDRGHRELPIRPDYVGKNIPTSRQDDVQVRLTETDGSDAVVLITAEGE encoded by the coding sequence ATGCCTGAGAAACTGATTATGTCGCCGGAGGACGTGCGCCGGGCCATCGTGCGCATCGGACACGAGATCGTGGAGAACAACCGCGGTTGCAAGGACCTCGTCTTCATGGGGATCGAGACGCGCGGCGTTCCCCTCGCCAAACGCATCGCCGCCAGCATCGCCGACTTCGAGGGCGAGGAGATCCCCCTGGGCACCCTCGACATCGGGCTCTACCGCGATGACCTCGACGACATGGGCCTCGTCCAGATTAAGCCCAGCGATATCCCCACGAACATCGCCGGCAAGCGCGTCGTCCTCGTCGACGACGTCCTCTACACAGGCCGCAGCATCCGCGCCGCCCTCGACGCGCTCATTAGCTACGGACGGCCGGGGCGCATTCAGCTCGCCGTCCTTGTCGACCGCGGCCACCGCGAGCTGCCGATACGGCCCGACTACGTCGGCAAGAACATCCCCACTTCACGGCAGGACGACGTGCAGGTGCGGCTGACGGAGACGGACGGCAGCGACGCCGTCGTACTCATCACAGCGGAGGGCGAATGA
- a CDS encoding hydrophobe/amphiphile efflux-3 (HAE3) family transporter → MRRVWLPLTAVISRYHLPVVVAAVIATIILALGIPRIHFKTGQDTLLPANSKVYQDNLRYQNQFGGDPMLVLFEGDVLRLFEPSNLSKLEELEGSINADSRYFSVVSPLTVVQTGLEQMTLQQEIAVRQLAERQEEAAAQARNEAAAAGASLAEQEAAADAARAQVAQEFAAERGADAERFAQVGELSLENPRLVEFLLFDATGQVRPEMADIVPDREHGLMVIRLNGNMSIDEQAAAAGDLTELVRGYSFDGLHTLPSGPAILIKEINDSMRDNLVRMGALATALMVVVLLLVFRADWPLLSLPVVLIGCVWAFGLMGFLGLPLTMVTISGLPILIGLGVDFAIQFHSRFDEELRRTGSMRDALAASLPRIGTAVAVAVLAASAGFLVLHISRVPMIRDFGSMLAVGTIILFFAGLLFLHSVLFLRGRRASRSVTTASRRRGLQVENVVNTITANTVGRLLPVIAIGLFVVLLGLFLDQRIPLQTDPEKFIPQNSPVLKDLYYIRDTAGSTSELGILVEADDVLRPDVLSWMQEFQQEQMAQHPELQRANSLASVVSQAGNGRTPDRGDVEALLSVTPESVLKSLVSADHRQASIVFSVGDMSLNERRAIVREIEADTDLPPGVSITAGGLSVIGAETANALSQNRGLMTIAALGAITVGLLLVYRNPVKAVLPVLPIVLALGGSSVILYLLGIELNPLTSVSGPLIIAMGTEFTILLMSRYFEERENGHEPRPAMRIASLQIGRAIAASGLTVIGGFAALAFSNFPLLESFGKVTVLDMALCLMATLVVLPPLLVWLDEETRLVAVERVPAGRIDQRAG, encoded by the coding sequence ATGCGTCGAGTCTGGCTTCCGTTGACGGCGGTCATCAGCCGCTACCATTTGCCCGTTGTCGTCGCCGCCGTTATCGCCACTATCATCCTCGCGCTGGGAATACCGCGCATTCACTTCAAGACCGGGCAGGACACGCTGCTGCCCGCCAATTCCAAGGTCTATCAGGATAACCTACGGTATCAGAACCAGTTCGGGGGCGACCCCATGCTCGTCCTCTTCGAAGGGGACGTGCTGCGGCTGTTCGAACCGTCTAACCTCTCGAAGCTGGAGGAGCTCGAGGGATCGATCAACGCCGATTCCCGCTACTTCTCGGTTGTCAGCCCGCTGACCGTAGTACAGACGGGCCTCGAGCAGATGACGCTGCAGCAGGAGATTGCGGTCCGCCAGCTCGCCGAAAGGCAAGAGGAAGCAGCGGCGCAGGCGCGCAACGAGGCGGCGGCCGCGGGAGCGTCGCTAGCGGAGCAAGAAGCGGCCGCGGATGCGGCAAGGGCGCAGGTGGCGCAGGAGTTCGCCGCCGAGAGGGGCGCCGACGCGGAACGCTTTGCGCAGGTAGGCGAACTGTCGCTGGAAAACCCGCGGCTGGTTGAGTTCCTCCTCTTCGATGCGACGGGCCAGGTGCGCCCCGAGATGGCCGACATTGTTCCCGACCGCGAGCACGGCCTGATGGTGATACGCCTCAACGGCAACATGTCGATCGACGAACAGGCGGCGGCCGCCGGCGACTTAACGGAGCTGGTGAGAGGCTACTCCTTCGATGGACTCCATACTCTCCCCTCCGGCCCGGCGATCCTCATCAAGGAGATCAACGACAGCATGCGCGACAACCTGGTGCGCATGGGCGCCCTGGCGACGGCGCTGATGGTCGTCGTGCTGCTGCTTGTGTTCCGGGCCGACTGGCCGCTGCTGTCGCTGCCGGTGGTGCTGATCGGCTGCGTGTGGGCGTTCGGCCTGATGGGGTTCCTTGGCCTCCCCCTGACGATGGTCACGATATCAGGCCTGCCCATCCTCATTGGCCTGGGGGTGGACTTTGCCATCCAGTTCCACAGCCGGTTCGACGAGGAGTTGCGGCGCACCGGCAGCATGCGCGACGCGCTCGCGGCCTCGCTGCCGCGAATCGGGACGGCGGTTGCCGTGGCGGTCCTGGCGGCGTCGGCGGGCTTCCTGGTCCTGCACATCTCGCGCGTGCCTATGATTCGCGATTTCGGGTCGATGCTGGCGGTGGGCACGATCATCCTCTTCTTTGCCGGACTTCTCTTTCTGCACAGTGTTCTCTTCCTGCGAGGAAGGCGCGCCTCTCGAAGCGTGACGACCGCTTCCAGGAGACGCGGCCTGCAGGTCGAGAACGTCGTCAACACCATTACCGCGAACACCGTCGGCCGGCTGCTGCCCGTAATCGCCATCGGCCTGTTTGTGGTGCTGCTGGGGTTGTTCCTCGACCAGCGCATTCCTCTCCAGACCGACCCCGAGAAGTTCATTCCGCAAAACAGCCCCGTGCTGAAGGACCTGTACTACATCCGCGACACGGCCGGCTCCACAAGCGAGCTGGGGATTTTGGTCGAGGCGGATGACGTGCTCAGGCCCGACGTGCTGTCGTGGATGCAGGAGTTCCAGCAGGAGCAGATGGCGCAGCATCCCGAGCTGCAGCGCGCGAACAGCCTGGCGTCGGTCGTCTCCCAGGCGGGCAACGGTCGGACCCCAGACCGCGGGGACGTCGAGGCGTTGCTGAGCGTTACGCCGGAGAGCGTCCTGAAATCGCTTGTGAGCGCCGATCACAGGCAGGCAAGCATCGTGTTCAGCGTGGGCGACATGTCGCTGAATGAGCGCCGGGCCATCGTGCGCGAAATCGAGGCGGACACCGATCTGCCGCCCGGCGTGTCCATCACGGCCGGCGGGCTATCGGTCATCGGCGCCGAGACGGCGAACGCGCTGTCGCAGAACCGCGGGCTCATGACGATCGCCGCCCTGGGCGCGATAACGGTCGGCCTTCTCCTCGTGTACCGCAACCCGGTGAAAGCAGTACTGCCCGTCCTGCCAATCGTCCTCGCTCTGGGCGGCTCGTCGGTTATCCTCTACCTGCTGGGGATTGAGCTGAACCCGCTCACCTCCGTCTCGGGGCCGCTGATCATCGCCATGGGAACGGAGTTCACCATCCTGCTGATGTCGCGCTACTTCGAGGAGCGGGAGAACGGACACGAGCCGCGGCCGGCAATGAGGATTGCCTCGCTCCAGATCGGGCGGGCGATTGCCGCCTCCGGGCTGACCGTTATCGGCGGGTTCGCGGCCCTCGCCTTCTCCAACTTCCCGCTGCTGGAGAGCTTCGGCAAGGTCACCGTCCTCGACATGGCCCTCTGTCTCATGGCGACGCTCGTCGTCCTGCCGCCGCTGCTCGTGTGGCTGGACGAGGAGACGAGGCTGGTGGCGGTCGAGCGGGTGCCCGCAGGCCGCATCGACCAGCGGGCGGGCTAG
- a CDS encoding aspartate carbamoyltransferase catalytic subunit — protein MSAHLPENRQGLSGMAIAAREAPAAVLPPRPAPDIWRHQHVLDLDDFTVEEIELVMETAGAMKEVLARPVPRVPTLRGTTVITLFYEASTRTRSSFELAGKILGADVINIAASSSSVSKGESLVDTVLTLQAVGADILVMRHSRSGAPYLAARHTRASVINAGDGWHAHPSQALLDLFTIRSYLGDARGRKVLIVGDITHSRVARSNLWGLTRMGAHVTVCGPPTLLPVGLEGPQGAEAANELDRLPPVEIETDLDRAIKDADVVMTLRLQFERMQSGLIPSIREYCNLYQVTAKRLAKARPHALVLHPGPVNEGVEISLDVAHGTQSVIEEQVANGVAIRMALLYLLSRAKA, from the coding sequence ATGAGCGCTCACCTCCCCGAGAACAGACAGGGACTGAGCGGCATGGCGATAGCCGCGCGCGAGGCGCCCGCCGCCGTGCTGCCGCCGCGGCCCGCGCCCGATATCTGGCGCCACCAGCACGTCCTTGACCTGGACGACTTCACCGTCGAAGAGATCGAACTCGTCATGGAGACTGCCGGCGCCATGAAAGAGGTGCTGGCACGCCCCGTGCCGCGCGTCCCAACGCTCCGCGGCACGACCGTCATCACCCTCTTCTACGAGGCGAGCACACGCACACGCTCCTCGTTCGAGCTCGCGGGCAAGATCTTGGGCGCCGACGTCATCAACATCGCCGCCTCTTCCAGCAGCGTTTCCAAGGGCGAGTCCCTGGTCGATACCGTCCTCACCCTGCAAGCCGTGGGCGCCGACATATTGGTGATGCGGCACTCCCGCTCCGGCGCGCCCTACCTCGCGGCAAGGCACACGCGCGCGAGCGTCATCAACGCCGGCGACGGCTGGCACGCCCACCCCAGCCAGGCGCTGCTCGACCTCTTCACCATCCGCTCCTACCTCGGCGACGCGCGCGGCCGCAAGGTGCTCATCGTCGGCGACATCACCCACAGCCGCGTCGCCCGCTCCAACCTCTGGGGGCTGACGCGCATGGGAGCCCACGTGACCGTCTGCGGCCCGCCCACGCTCTTGCCCGTCGGCCTCGAAGGGCCGCAGGGCGCCGAAGCCGCAAACGAACTCGACCGCCTGCCGCCCGTCGAGATAGAGACTGACCTCGACCGCGCAATCAAGGACGCCGATGTGGTGATGACGCTGCGCTTGCAGTTCGAACGCATGCAGAGCGGCCTCATCCCCAGCATCCGCGAGTACTGCAACCTCTACCAGGTGACAGCGAAACGCCTCGCGAAAGCGCGGCCGCACGCCCTCGTCCTGCACCCGGGGCCTGTCAACGAGGGCGTCGAGATATCGCTGGACGTGGCCCACGGGACGCAATCGGTCATCGAGGAGCAGGTGGCGAACGGCGTGGCAATCAGAATGGCGCTCCTCTATCTCCTGTCGAGGGCGAAAGCATGA
- a CDS encoding GNAT family N-acetyltransferase, with protein sequence MTQIQATYRRAGAEDAEAIAEVIARLVEEAHPVSFERALSPDQVRAWLSRLGEGGAVFLCLVDGSLAGFSALDFNTQEPDTATLGVWLLPAYRRRGLGTALAEWALDFARDRGYRRIRGRLPAGNEVALSFLSSIGALVPIYNPEMRFELPL encoded by the coding sequence ATGACGCAGATTCAGGCCACCTATCGTCGCGCCGGAGCCGAGGACGCGGAAGCGATCGCCGAGGTGATCGCCCGCCTTGTCGAAGAGGCGCACCCCGTCAGCTTCGAGCGCGCGCTTTCGCCCGACCAGGTGCGGGCCTGGCTTTCGCGCCTGGGCGAAGGGGGCGCCGTCTTCCTCTGCCTGGTCGACGGCTCCCTCGCCGGCTTCAGCGCGCTCGACTTCAACACGCAGGAGCCGGACACGGCGACGCTCGGCGTCTGGCTGCTGCCGGCGTACCGGCGTCGCGGGCTGGGAACGGCGTTGGCGGAGTGGGCGCTCGATTTCGCGCGCGACCGCGGTTACCGGCGCATCCGAGGCCGTTTGCCGGCGGGAAACGAGGTGGCGCTCAGCTTTCTTTCGAGCATCGGGGCGCTCGTGCCCATCTACAACCCTGAAATGCGCTTCGAGCTCCCGCTATGA
- a CDS encoding ABC transporter ATP-binding protein, translating to MNAPPAIAIRDLSFSYPDGHRALHGVSVTVARGEKVALVGPNGAGKSTLLLHLNGILRGRGQIEVMGRPLRDGHFPEVRALVGLVFQNPDDQLFSPTVFEDVAFGPLYMGLPQEEVRRRVSEALAQVGMSEMERRMPHHLSLGERKRIAIATVLSMNPEILAVDEPSMGLDLRARRALIELLRRLPQTIIACTHDMHLVRDLFPRTIVLDRGRIVADRPTAELLADAALLEAHGLEAP from the coding sequence ATGAACGCCCCGCCCGCAATCGCAATCCGCGACCTCTCTTTCTCCTATCCGGACGGCCATCGCGCGCTCCACGGCGTGAGCGTGACGGTCGCCCGCGGCGAGAAGGTCGCGCTCGTCGGGCCGAACGGCGCCGGCAAGTCGACGCTGCTGCTCCACTTGAACGGCATCCTGAGGGGGAGGGGCCAGATCGAGGTCATGGGCCGCCCGCTCAGGGACGGACATTTCCCCGAGGTGCGGGCGCTGGTGGGACTCGTCTTCCAGAACCCGGACGACCAGCTATTCTCCCCCACCGTCTTCGAGGACGTTGCGTTCGGGCCCCTCTACATGGGCCTCCCGCAGGAAGAAGTCCGGCGGCGCGTCTCGGAGGCGCTGGCGCAGGTGGGCATGTCGGAGATGGAGCGAAGGATGCCCCACCACCTCAGCCTGGGGGAACGCAAGCGCATTGCCATCGCCACCGTCCTCTCCATGAACCCCGAGATCCTCGCTGTGGACGAGCCGTCGATGGGGCTCGACTTGCGGGCGCGGCGGGCGCTAATCGAATTGCTGCGACGCCTCCCACAGACCATCATCGCCTGCACCCACGACATGCACCTCGTGCGTGACCTCTTCCCCCGCACGATCGTCCTCGACCGCGGACGCATTGTCGCCGACCGGCCGACGGCGGAGCTTCTCGCCGACGCCGCTCTCCTCGAGGCGCACGGTCTCGAAGCGCCCTGA